Proteins found in one Lutimonas zeaxanthinifaciens genomic segment:
- a CDS encoding BlaI/MecI/CopY family transcriptional regulator, whose translation MSKQLTKAEEQFMQVLWDIEEGSVKDIIEKLPEPKPAYNTVSTIIRILETKKFVSHMPKGRGYIYYPLIKKTDYTNQSLHKLVDNYFEGSFKSMVSFFVKKNDLDLKDLESILKEIDKQNQ comes from the coding sequence ATGAGCAAACAACTCACTAAAGCTGAAGAACAATTTATGCAGGTACTATGGGACATTGAAGAAGGATCTGTCAAGGATATTATTGAAAAACTCCCCGAACCTAAACCTGCTTACAATACAGTTTCCACAATTATCAGAATTCTCGAAACAAAGAAATTTGTTTCACACATGCCGAAAGGAAGAGGATATATTTATTATCCTTTGATCAAAAAAACCGACTATACCAATCAAAGTCTGCATAAACTTGTAGATAACTATTTTGAGGGTTCGTTTAAAAGTATGGTTTCATTCTTTGTTAAAAAAAATGATCTGGACCTGAAGGACCTTGAAAGTATTTTAAAAGAAATAGATAAACAAAACCAATAG